One genomic segment of Paenibacillus sp. FSL H8-0332 includes these proteins:
- a CDS encoding Type 1 glutamine amidotransferase-like domain-containing protein: MDEVRLQDILNIEGDVVDKHLFLNGGGPPFTRGLARRFVSTMAAATEPVAVLFEEGEDWPDYMAACMQPLADAGIAEFCYLPLKSTEVNTAIECLRACGGIIIGGGDTDLYADLIVDTPIGEVIRQRYESGIPVAGFSAGALISPERCVISAKDNESRQFKHRKGLHLIPDLLLSVHFTQWDEEEHLRTAVRTLGELPNYGIDEETGIYLLNGQPEEIEGGGVYSLVNGILTTIHPG, from the coding sequence ATGGATGAGGTTAGATTGCAGGATATCCTGAATATTGAAGGTGATGTCGTGGACAAGCATTTATTTCTGAACGGCGGAGGTCCGCCATTTACCCGTGGACTGGCACGGAGGTTCGTAAGCACGATGGCAGCAGCCACAGAACCTGTCGCTGTGTTATTTGAAGAAGGAGAAGACTGGCCGGACTATATGGCTGCTTGCATGCAGCCGCTGGCTGACGCGGGGATAGCCGAATTCTGTTATCTGCCGCTGAAGTCTACTGAGGTGAATACGGCTATAGAGTGCCTCCGGGCCTGCGGCGGGATCATCATCGGGGGCGGGGATACGGATCTGTATGCCGACCTCATTGTGGATACCCCTATCGGTGAGGTGATCCGGCAGCGTTATGAGTCAGGAATACCGGTTGCGGGATTCTCGGCAGGAGCCTTAATTAGCCCGGAGCGGTGTGTAATTTCTGCCAAGGATAATGAGAGCAGACAATTCAAACACCGCAAGGGCCTCCATCTGATTCCAGATCTGCTGCTATCCGTCCATTTCACCCAGTGGGATGAGGAGGAGCATTTACGGACGGCGGTCCGTACCCTCGGCGAGCTGCCGAATTACGGAATTGACGAAGAGACCGGCATCTACCTGCTGAATGGCCAGCCCGAAGAGATAGAGGGCGGCGGGGTGTATAGTCTGGTGAATGGAATATTGACAACAATCCACCCAGGATGA
- a CDS encoding ABC transporter permease subunit, with protein MQRHKAKAGILSAIFMGLGQIYNRQFIKGLMFIAVEAVALIYFISNLGRAFWGMTTLGESPSRLEKVKGIAKMVPGDHSIVILIESLITLLFFVLFLIVWYMNIRDAYKIGAERENGRPSHTFKQSVRYILDYKFAQSFLLLPGMGILFFTIMPIFFMIMLAFTNYAAPNHIPPAKLVDWVGFETFRNLLVLKTWSHTFYGVLTWTIIWAVLSTITTYFGGMLVALLINQKGIRFKGMWRMLLIIPYAIPQMISLLLMRNLFNGQFGPINQYLGYFGMGGLPWLTDPFWAKVTVIVVNMWVGIPVSMLLIMGVLTTIPRDMYEAAEVDGATNYQKFRIVTLPMILFSTAPTLIMQFAGNINNFNAIFLLTGGNPVNGNYQYAGSTDLLVTWLYKLTLDQNKNNMASAIGIILFIIVAGFSLYNYRRTKSFQEEDMIQ; from the coding sequence ATGCAGCGACACAAAGCGAAAGCTGGGATACTGTCGGCCATTTTTATGGGACTGGGACAAATATATAACCGCCAATTCATCAAAGGGCTAATGTTCATAGCTGTAGAAGCTGTAGCACTTATTTATTTCATTAGCAATTTGGGAAGAGCCTTCTGGGGAATGACCACACTCGGTGAATCTCCAAGCCGTCTGGAGAAGGTAAAAGGGATTGCCAAGATGGTTCCCGGAGACCATTCCATCGTCATTCTGATTGAAAGCCTGATTACCCTGCTGTTCTTTGTGTTATTCCTGATCGTCTGGTACATGAATATTAGGGATGCCTATAAAATCGGAGCAGAACGCGAAAACGGCCGTCCATCGCATACATTTAAGCAATCCGTACGTTATATACTCGATTACAAATTCGCCCAGAGCTTCTTGCTGCTCCCGGGTATGGGCATTCTGTTCTTCACTATTATGCCGATCTTCTTTATGATCATGCTGGCTTTTACCAACTATGCCGCACCGAATCACATTCCTCCGGCCAAGCTGGTGGATTGGGTGGGCTTTGAGACCTTCCGCAATCTGCTGGTGCTAAAAACCTGGAGCCATACCTTTTACGGTGTACTTACCTGGACCATCATCTGGGCGGTTCTGTCAACCATAACTACTTATTTCGGCGGGATGCTGGTCGCCCTGCTGATCAACCAAAAAGGTATCCGCTTCAAGGGCATGTGGAGAATGCTCCTGATCATTCCTTATGCCATTCCGCAGATGATCTCCCTCCTCTTGATGCGCAACCTGTTCAACGGGCAGTTCGGCCCGATCAACCAGTATCTCGGCTACTTCGGAATGGGTGGATTGCCTTGGCTGACCGATCCGTTCTGGGCCAAGGTTACAGTAATCGTGGTGAACATGTGGGTAGGTATTCCGGTGTCCATGCTGCTGATTATGGGGGTGCTGACCACGATTCCCCGCGATATGTATGAGGCTGCTGAAGTCGACGGGGCAACGAATTATCAGAAATTCCGGATTGTCACGCTGCCGATGATCCTGTTCTCTACCGCCCCTACGCTGATTATGCAGTTCGCCGGCAATATCAATAACTTCAATGCCATCTTCCTGCTGACGGGAGGGAACCCGGTGAACGGGAACTATCAATACGCCGGTTCGACGGACCTGCTCGTCACCTGGCTGTATAAGCTGACGCTGGATCAGAACAAGAATAATATGGCGTCCGCGATAGGGATCATCCTGTTCATTATTGTTGCCGGGTTCTCCCTGTACAACTACCGCCGGACCAAATCATTCCAAGAGGAGGACATGATTCAATGA
- a CDS encoding methyl-accepting chemotaxis protein: MQRRRFINFSSVGVKLFVILFCTIVLLSSVLGLTSYYAAKGIITDEVAAASSQSIVQAADKLDFLFAEYEALSRQFAVDPALKADMETVNLPTAGTVARGAAEDRIRRKLDSVRGSDERLLGVRLVSRSMVDAESYKSTGISGVRSDEGILARMKEIDNGKGEPVWFPVRAKGFFDAYSQSSLTMGRLLRNIQKPAAEYYMLIEVKGSALTGVLSNLHIGLAGEIRILDPSGRVAYGADNALLGQPSYIHTPEMKTGVQEQEQPGALKEGGREHSFTAGDEQGNPQLVVYQPLATADWTLLGYAPVSDFTKSADRLLYITFLVVLAAALIALVIGYVLVRLIGRPLGKLARLMEEGEQGNLQVRTDFKGRDEIGRLGHSFNRMMEQISLLAGRSSSSAAEVLATSEQLVAASGAISGQASEVAAATGEIAGGAASLAAEAESSNAKVELMRDKANEVAGTNAVMAASAVKVMEASDQGAERMKKLVAQSESVLKMMDLIQENSAMLRDSTVLIRSILSPMIAMNKQTNILALNASIEAARAGAAGRGFIVIADEIRGLANQSSQSIASVSRITEEISSHIENTVQVVSEAAPMFDSQLASVRESSLIFGSVRAEMEVFSGVLNQSSAAVSELAEYQQQLGQSMASVISVVQQTSASTEEVASMSSQQFTVSRELVELSGKLETLAENLKQSMISFQG, encoded by the coding sequence ATGCAACGGCGGCGATTTATTAATTTCAGCTCAGTTGGCGTCAAGTTATTCGTAATTCTGTTCTGTACTATTGTCCTGTTGTCCTCAGTTCTGGGCTTAACCTCCTATTATGCGGCAAAAGGGATCATTACCGATGAGGTGGCAGCTGCCTCCTCACAATCCATTGTCCAGGCGGCGGACAAGCTGGATTTCCTATTCGCTGAATATGAAGCGCTCTCCAGGCAATTTGCTGTAGATCCGGCGCTAAAAGCTGACATGGAGACGGTTAATCTTCCAACCGCCGGTACGGTTGCGCGGGGTGCAGCAGAGGATCGGATACGCCGCAAGCTGGACTCCGTCAGAGGATCGGATGAGCGGCTGCTTGGTGTCCGGCTGGTCTCCAGAAGCATGGTAGACGCCGAATCCTATAAATCTACGGGAATTAGCGGCGTGCGGAGTGATGAAGGTATCCTTGCCCGGATGAAAGAGATTGATAACGGCAAAGGTGAGCCTGTCTGGTTCCCTGTACGTGCCAAGGGTTTTTTTGACGCGTACAGCCAGTCCTCTCTGACAATGGGCCGTCTGCTGCGGAATATTCAGAAACCGGCCGCCGAGTATTATATGCTGATTGAGGTGAAGGGAAGCGCGCTGACGGGTGTGTTGTCTAATCTGCATATCGGGCTTGCCGGGGAGATCCGCATCCTTGATCCTTCGGGCCGGGTGGCATACGGTGCTGACAACGCACTGCTCGGGCAGCCTTCTTATATACATACTCCAGAGATGAAGACCGGGGTACAGGAGCAAGAGCAGCCCGGGGCGTTAAAGGAAGGAGGAAGGGAGCATTCGTTCACTGCCGGGGATGAGCAGGGCAATCCTCAACTGGTAGTCTATCAGCCGCTGGCTACAGCGGACTGGACGCTGCTGGGGTATGCGCCGGTGAGCGACTTCACTAAGTCTGCCGACAGGCTGCTCTATATTACCTTCCTGGTAGTATTGGCAGCAGCGCTTATTGCTCTGGTCATCGGCTATGTTCTGGTGCGGCTCATCGGGCGTCCGCTCGGCAAGCTGGCCCGTCTGATGGAGGAGGGCGAGCAAGGCAACCTGCAGGTGCGGACGGACTTCAAGGGCCGGGATGAGATCGGACGGCTGGGCCACAGCTTCAACCGGATGATGGAGCAGATCTCCCTGCTTGCGGGCCGGAGCAGCAGCTCTGCTGCTGAAGTGCTGGCCACCTCGGAGCAGCTTGTCGCAGCTTCGGGAGCGATCAGCGGCCAGGCCAGCGAGGTAGCCGCTGCGACCGGTGAAATCGCAGGCGGAGCTGCCAGTCTGGCGGCTGAAGCGGAGAGCAGCAACGCCAAGGTGGAGCTAATGAGGGACAAGGCGAACGAAGTGGCCGGGACGAATGCGGTCATGGCTGCTTCGGCAGTGAAGGTCATGGAGGCCAGCGACCAGGGAGCGGAGCGGATGAAGAAGCTGGTTGCACAAAGTGAGAGCGTCCTGAAGATGATGGACTTGATTCAGGAGAATTCAGCCATGCTGCGGGACAGCACAGTGCTGATCCGCAGCATCCTCTCCCCGATGATTGCCATGAACAAGCAGACGAATATCCTGGCACTGAATGCATCCATTGAAGCTGCACGTGCAGGAGCCGCCGGCAGAGGGTTCATTGTCATTGCCGATGAGATCCGGGGGCTGGCCAATCAATCCAGCCAGTCGATCGCCTCCGTCTCCAGAATTACGGAGGAGATCAGCAGCCATATTGAGAACACCGTCCAGGTTGTCAGTGAAGCAGCACCGATGTTTGACAGTCAGCTGGCTTCGGTCCGGGAATCCTCACTAATCTTCGGGAGCGTAAGGGCCGAGATGGAGGTGTTCAGCGGAGTTCTGAACCAGTCCTCGGCGGCTGTCTCCGAGCTGGCCGAATACCAGCAGCAGCTGGGACAATCCATGGCCAGTGTGATCTCGGTGGTGCAGCAGACCAGCGCCTCTACAGAAGAGGTAGCGTCCATGTCCTCACAGCAATTTACGGTCAGCAGAGAGCTGGTCGAGCTGTCGGGCAAGCTGGAGACGCTGGCAGAGAATCTGAAGCAGTCGATGATTTCTTTTCAGGGCTAA
- a CDS encoding sugar ABC transporter permease yields MIIGRKAVNFIRLGLSYIVLVALAIAAIYPALWILLASFRPGKSLYSKTLIPEQFTLAHYKELFTSPVYMFGTWYANTLKIAVFSMLIGVVLTLLTSYALSRFRFKSRKTTMSTLLILGMFPGFMSMIAIYLLLKEFNLLDTHLALIIVYAAGAPLGGTLIAKGFLDTIPRSLDEAARIDGASNFGIFTRIILPLSRPMITYIALTLFVGPWVDFIFAKLILRTKENWTVAVGMWDMVNTMQNSNFTLFAAGAVLISVPIMILFGFLQRLLVDGLTAGASKG; encoded by the coding sequence ATGATCATCGGACGCAAAGCTGTCAACTTTATTCGTCTGGGCTTAAGCTACATTGTTCTGGTTGCACTGGCGATTGCTGCAATCTATCCGGCACTCTGGATTCTGCTTGCCTCCTTCCGGCCGGGTAAATCCTTGTACAGCAAGACGCTGATTCCTGAGCAGTTCACACTTGCTCATTATAAGGAGCTATTCACCTCACCGGTGTATATGTTTGGAACCTGGTATGCAAATACGCTCAAAATAGCGGTATTCTCGATGCTGATCGGCGTGGTGCTGACGCTTTTGACCAGCTATGCCTTATCCCGGTTCCGGTTCAAAAGCCGCAAGACAACGATGTCGACGCTGCTGATTCTCGGGATGTTCCCGGGCTTCATGAGCATGATTGCCATCTATCTGCTGCTGAAGGAGTTCAACCTGCTGGATACCCATCTGGCCCTGATTATCGTGTATGCGGCCGGAGCGCCTCTCGGAGGGACACTGATCGCCAAAGGCTTCCTGGACACGATTCCGCGTTCGCTGGATGAAGCGGCACGGATTGACGGGGCGAGCAACTTCGGGATTTTCACCCGGATTATCCTGCCGTTGTCCCGTCCGATGATCACGTATATAGCGCTGACCCTGTTTGTCGGCCCGTGGGTGGACTTTATCTTCGCCAAGCTGATCCTGCGGACCAAGGAGAACTGGACGGTCGCGGTGGGCATGTGGGATATGGTCAATACGATGCAGAATTCCAATTTCACACTGTTTGCGGCGGGTGCAGTGCTGATCTCTGTACCGATTATGATTCTGTTCGGCTTCCTGCAGCGCCTGCTGGTTGACGGTCTGACAGCGGGAGCCAGCAAGGGATAG